In Carassius gibelio isolate Cgi1373 ecotype wild population from Czech Republic chromosome B20, carGib1.2-hapl.c, whole genome shotgun sequence, the following are encoded in one genomic region:
- the fam166c gene encoding protein FAM166C A isoform X1 translates to MTFRGNGTLITHNNTAYIPSSLMPGYSGHIPTNKFLYGETFGNSSLKYFQNTRSAMMASSRSSYSSVPLSSHTQDSILPYWVRYNIDFKRQKEIQDFSVLSQKHRENYKDKTGTVQPVNYFVMPEKEKRELRRSLQSECKK, encoded by the exons ATGACTTTCAGAGGAAATGGTACTCTCATTACGCATAACAACACAGCCTACATCCCATCGTCTCTGATGCCCGG ATACAGTGGACACATTCCCACTAATAAATTCCTGTATGGGGAGACTTTTGGCAATTCGTCCCTAAAGTACTTCCAAAACACCCGATCTGCAATGATGGCCTCTAGCAGAAGCTCTTACAGTAGTGTGCCTCTGAGCTCCCATACCCAAGACAGCATATTACCCTACTGGGTCCGGTACAACATTGATTTCAAAAGGCAGAAGGAGATTCAGGACTTCAGCGTG TTGTCACAGAAGCACAGGGAAAATTACAAAGATAAGACTGGCACCGTGCAGCCTGTCAATTACTTTGTCATgccagaaaaagagaaaagggaGCTTAGAAGATCCCTCCAGAGTGAATGTAAGAAATAA
- the fam166c gene encoding protein FAM166C A isoform X2, whose translation MTFRGNGTLITHNNTAYIPSSLMPGYSGHIPTNKFLYGETFGNSSLKYFQNTRSAMMASSRSSYSSVPLSSHTQDSILPYWVRYNIDFKRQKEIQDFSVLSQKHRENYKDKTGTVQPVNYFVMPEKEKRELRRSLQSEFN comes from the exons ATGACTTTCAGAGGAAATGGTACTCTCATTACGCATAACAACACAGCCTACATCCCATCGTCTCTGATGCCCGG ATACAGTGGACACATTCCCACTAATAAATTCCTGTATGGGGAGACTTTTGGCAATTCGTCCCTAAAGTACTTCCAAAACACCCGATCTGCAATGATGGCCTCTAGCAGAAGCTCTTACAGTAGTGTGCCTCTGAGCTCCCATACCCAAGACAGCATATTACCCTACTGGGTCCGGTACAACATTGATTTCAAAAGGCAGAAGGAGATTCAGGACTTCAGCGTG TTGTCACAGAAGCACAGGGAAAATTACAAAGATAAGACTGGCACCGTGCAGCCTGTCAATTACTTTGTCATgccagaaaaagagaaaagggaGCTTAGAAGATCCCTCCAGAGTGAAT TTAATTAG